aatatatacagtcataaaaaaatcgtaccaaaaactattcacgggtcgagaatacAGTGTGGCTCTTTTTGAAGCCCTTACAGCAGAATCACccaacaatcaatatatgcaaaatttcatcttaattatatatttcataaaacattgtttgATACATATGCTTTTAAGAACACCATTCCTAACAACGCCTCCCACAAATATTAAAGTACCATGTGTGTaacatattaaattttaaaataaatatatgtgaatatatttatCTATTACCCGAGATATTGATGTTGGGAATTATGCCCTTAAAGTAATTAGAGTTGAcaatagttttaatgaaatgaataaataaattgaattattgtgtatatgtagcttatgtactatattattgttaataatattaagtaaatatcagaaaattcccaagttcatctatgttgtctcaatctcatattggtatgaaaggattgagattgagataatgaacttaaatagttcgtagtaaaataaagttttggaatctttagattaattactactagtacggtccactagtattatgaaaacatgtgacctagatccgagttactagtgtagtaagacactttagtggaggtactttgcatattgagagtatgtagaaatgaaccagatgtgatttgataatatttgtttaaataccatttcgtagtattataaaacacatcaactggtGGTcatatatgtaacgacccaaatttcctaataaggtttaggaccttgattaggaggccgagagggccataattgatttattgtccCATTATATGATTATAGGCATGTgttatgtggatcatattattatatgatgataaatgcatgcatatgaatatatatttagttatgagggcattttggtaatttggcccgttgagggcgtaattgtatatttgtatgcatattggtaagctattgttgaggccacattataatgtggatttgttcgagctgttcggcatgagatgatatttgagtataagttagcggtctggtcataacgggattaagtttggggctcggggtgagtcccggGGTAATTTGGGGATTAGAGCCCTGCCGGGAGTCACTACACTAAATACCTTTTTTTATAACACATAATTATAAGTTAattggaaaagtattataataggtataaagttaaaatggagggaaaaaaaaaaaaactcaattaaTGCAAAAGATTTTTTTCACCCAATATTTCTCGTCCATCGTTTCTCTAAACCCTCACCTCTCTCTTAACCCTCCATCATTTCTCTCAACTTTCCCTTTCTCAATCGATTATATTTAGCAAATTTCCCTCTCTCACTCGGTTGTAGTCATCCGTCAACAGCTCCATCGGCAGTTTGACCCATTTCCCCCTTTCCCGATAATGTGCGAGGACTCTCTTCATCTTCGGTGATGACCTTCCACTCTATTCCATCGACAGCTTTCATCTCGACAGCCGTTCACCCTGTTCCAGCCCTCCATCGATAACTTTCTTCTCAACCCCACTTTCTAACTCAAGGACACGGGACGAGTCTCACAGTTCACTGAAACCGTAAGGTAAATGTCTTAAATTGTTTagtttatattttgaaataattttgATTGTCAAATTATATACATTTCTGGTTTTTATTTCGTAAAGAATCTGTATAATATCTTGTTATTAGCTTGTTGAGGTTTTTATTTCAATCTTAGTATATCATTTGTGGTGTTGTTAATAGCTTCAGTGTCGTTGTTTTCGACAGGTGTTTTAGCTGCCCAACTGAATAATACCCATCATCAAAAGAAGCTCAGATTTAGGTCCAATGGTGAGTTTAAGATACAACAAGTGGACTTTCAGTGGTGGAAATTTACATTGAACAATACCCATCAACCGACTTATTTACAGTGAAAAGCACAGGTGGAAATTTAGAAGACTCTGACTTGGGGATAAGCAAAAGGGGTCTAAAACAGCTGCATGAGATGTTTAATTCAGAAGGAGCAGTGCCAGAAAACCCAAAGGTTGCATACGGAAGGACGAAAAAAGGCCAAAGTTTATCTGTAGCAGAAGAGAGTGGACAAAATTTTGATAGTGTTTCGCAGATATCAACTGGAAGCCAGAAGCTGAAAAACTAGGTCCTATTTGAGTTTGAACGGGCATCAAAAGCTGAAACTGAGGTTCAAACTTTAAAGAAAACTTTGGCAAAGGTGCAAGCTGAAAAGGATACTCTCCTTTTTCAATATCAGCAAAGTGTAGAGAAGTTATCTAATATGGATAGAGAACTTAAGCATGCACAAAAAGATGTTGGCCTGCTAGATGAATGAGCAAGCAAAGCTGAAATCGAAATCAAAATATTGAAGGAATCCATTTCAGAACTAGAAGCTGAGAGAGATGTTGGTCTTCTTCAATTCAATCAGTGTTTAGAGAAGATATCTAGCCTAGAGAATCTGTTATCTCAAGCACAAGAGGAAGGAAAGGGGCAAAATGAACGAGCTCTAAGGGCAGAAGCTGAATGTCAGAATCTTAACCAATAACTTTTTAGATTAGAGGCTGAGAAAGAAGCTGGGCTTGTTCAGTACAAATATTGTCTTAAGAAAATTTCTATTTTGGAATTTAAACTATCACTTGCTGAGGAAAATGCCAGGTTACTTAATGAGCAAATTGAAAGAGCAGAAGCTGAAGTTGAAGCACTAAAGAAAGTTATCGCTGGGCTGAATGCTGAGAAAGAAGCTGCAGCACTTCAGTACAAGCAGTGCTAGGAGATTATTGCTATGGTGGAAGCTGAAATTTCTCAACACCTCCGCCTTCATCCACCGCATGATCCTTGCCGAGAAACCCAATCTCATCGTTTTCACTGGTAATATTCTCTTTACCTTCTTCGTTTCTTTTTAACTGACTTGGTATCCTTAAGTTGGGGTTGTTTTTATTTCTATAATTATTAGCAAAGTGATTTGTCTACTTTACAAAATTTTTTAATAGGGTTTGTATTTGATAGTGAGATTTTTAGCGAATTTTGCTAGCCATGAAAATTGACAACCCAGTTTTGAAAATAACATGTACATGATAATAACTAGTTGGGTTGTTCAGTCTGTGACTGTAAGTCTATACCTTGTGCTAGTTTGTTTTCTTAGAATTAATTATGTTTTAGCTCTGCTCTGTTAATACCCAGTTGCCCAATCGACTCAATCTCTTTTAACTGCCACTTGATCTTAATTTGGGGACCTATTTTTATATTGTCCAACAGGGGATAATATATTCGGATTTGATGCCACTAATGTTGCTAAGTCTCTAAATGTTGTGTTTTCCCCTGCAATAGCATTCAATATCCCATTCTCAAAGTGCCTCTTCACTCCAGCCATCACATATTCTCTATTGGAGTCTCTGAAATGGATTGGGTAAAATCTATCTCTTTGTTACATATTTGGAATTAGTATTTGCccaatttatttttatgttttttttgggGAATTTCAGTTTTACTTACCGGAGTTTTCATTTTCTCCCTGAAGCAATGTGTGGTGAAACGACCATTCCTTTTTGCTGTTTGGAAAATGCACTTTTAATTCAATAGTGTACATTTTTACACATTATTGACTTAGCCTATAGTTTCTATGTTGTACTCTTATATTGCTATGTGAAACTTTGTCTGGATTTTATTACTATTCGCCGTTGGTTTATCTAATCTGATATTTGCATTTGTGCCACTCTCCAGTGTGTTTGTGATTGGGATGATCGTGAAAATAAGTTTATTGAAGTTGAAGGAATTCTGAGAAGACAGATAAAGGTAAAGGTTTTGTGTTTTTTAATTTGATGCTAATTACCACTTTACCAGTCAGGTTCCACTCTAAATCACTCAATCTTTGCTTTTAGATGTCTCTTATTCCTAGTGTACAACCTTTCCATGCAATAGCCTATTCAATTGATCCAATGCTTCCACTGGAGATAAGGTAAGTATTCTATTGCCTATATATTGCATTAGTCTGTTCTCTTTATTTACTGTCTTTTTTTGTCTTGTAGTAGTCTGTTCACTTTATTTACTGTCTTTTTGGTCTTGGAGTCGTAAATATGCTGCACACTGCTCTGTCATTGCATCTCGTTATTCTCTTCCTTCGTTCAATTATCCAGCAGCCTTGCCCATAAAGAGTGAAGGTGGAAGTAAAAGGCTAAGGGTCGGGTAAGTTTGAGATATACATTCTCTCTTCCTTTGTATGTACATACTGCCTATGCCTATTTTCATTTGCTATTACTGGTTTTGAATTCAGGTATTTTAGCAGCGACTTTGGTAACCATCCTCTATCTCATCTGATGGGTTCTGTCTTTGGTATGCATGATAGAGAGAATGTTGAGGTTGGTTGATTGTTCCAAAGATTAATGAATTTTCCCATTTCCTTCAACTACCATGCACTTAAACAAATCTGTTGGCAGGTCTTTTGCTATGCTTTAAGTGCAAATGATGGATCTGAATGGAGGCTGCGTATCCAATCAGAAGTGGAGCATTTTATAGATGTCTTATCCATGTCATCTGATATGATAGACAGGATGATTAACGAGGATAAAATACAGATCCTTGTCAATCTTAATGGTTATACTAAGGTATAGTATCACTTAAGCTATCCAGTGACATTAGGTCAAGGAACCTTGAAACATAATTATTAAGATTTAGTATGAATTTGCTCTTTTGTTCTTGATGCGTCAGTTTAGTTTGTTTCAAAATTGACGCTCTGTGTTGTGCAGGGGGCAAAAAATGAAATATTTGTCATGCAGCCAGCCCCTATACAGATTTCTTACATGGGATTTCCTGGAACTACAGGCGCGGACTATATACCTTACCTGGTTACTGATGAGGTTGGAGAGTTTGTAACCCCTAACCTTTAttgaattttattttgtttcCTGTTTGATGTCTAACTTTGACATTCCCAATTACAGTTTGTGTCACCTTCTCAATTCAGTCATATTTATTCAGAAAAGATTGTCCATCTTCCTCATTGTTACTTTGTAAATGATTACAAGCAGGTTTGTTGTGTAAATTAGTAACTGATAATTTATTGGTGTTCCAGATGCTGTTCAAAGAGGTGTACAACCAGATCAGATTATTTTCAC
The genomic region above belongs to Humulus lupulus chromosome 1, drHumLupu1.1, whole genome shotgun sequence and contains:
- the LOC133817867 gene encoding probable UDP-N-acetylglucosamine--peptide N-acetylglucosaminyltransferase SEC, which gives rise to MLPLEISRKYAAHCSVIASRYSLPSFNYPAALPIKSEGGSKRLRVGYFSSDFGNHPLSHLMGSVFGMHDRENVEVFCYALSANDGSEWRLRIQSEVEHFIDVLSMSSDMIDRMINEDKIQILVNLNGYTKFSLFQN